Proteins from a genomic interval of Microbacterium imperiale:
- a CDS encoding DUF3099 domain-containing protein: MKHHPATPSATSLPRAPHDDSSRRMTKYFIMMAVRVVCFILMVVVAPYGWHTAAFAIGAVFLPYFAVVVANVGDDVREPPAVSPLSALPATPEQPAEAARPEKPTVIEIRESRPE; encoded by the coding sequence GTGAAGCACCATCCCGCCACCCCGTCGGCGACCTCGCTGCCGCGAGCGCCGCACGACGACTCCTCCCGCCGCATGACGAAGTACTTCATCATGATGGCGGTACGTGTGGTGTGCTTCATCCTCATGGTGGTCGTGGCACCGTACGGCTGGCATACCGCGGCGTTCGCGATCGGAGCGGTGTTCCTGCCGTACTTCGCCGTCGTGGTCGCGAACGTGGGCGACGACGTCCGCGAGCCCCCCGCCGTCTCGCCGCTCTCCGCTCTCCCCGCGACGCCCGAGCAGCCGGCCGAGGCGGCTCGGCCGGAGAAGCCCACCGTCATCGAGATCCGGGAGTCTCGGCCCGAGTGA
- a CDS encoding DUF4190 domain-containing protein, with translation MSDPNQPQQPNSQPDSASSGAPVPPPAPPYATPPQGGYQPAAPGYQPASYPPPAYGYGGGYVQQKTNTLAIVSMIASIVGFVWILPIIGSIAGVVMGHISLSQIKRTNEKGRGMAIAGLIVGYAGLALAVIGVIIFASFIGWAIEQDSSNSYSSTF, from the coding sequence GTGAGCGACCCGAACCAGCCGCAGCAGCCGAATTCGCAGCCGGACAGCGCGTCCTCCGGCGCACCGGTCCCCCCGCCCGCTCCGCCGTATGCGACGCCGCCTCAGGGTGGCTACCAGCCGGCCGCTCCCGGCTACCAGCCGGCGTCCTACCCGCCGCCGGCGTACGGATACGGCGGCGGATACGTCCAGCAGAAGACGAACACCCTCGCGATCGTGTCGATGATCGCCTCGATCGTCGGATTCGTCTGGATCCTTCCGATCATCGGATCGATCGCCGGCGTCGTGATGGGGCACATCTCGCTGTCGCAGATCAAGCGGACGAACGAGAAGGGCCGCGGCATGGCGATCGCGGGCCTCATCGTCGGATACGCCGGCCTCGCCCTCGCCGTGATCGGCGTCATCATCTTCGCGTCCTTCATCGGCTGGGCGATCGAGCAGGACAGCTCCAACAGCTACTCCTCGACGTTCTGA
- a CDS encoding ABC-F family ATP-binding cassette domain-containing protein, whose translation MLAVHDLEIRVGARTLMSDVSFRVSGGDKIGLVGRNGAGKTTLTKVLAGDLLPSDGKVERSGELGYLPQDPRSGDPEMLARTRILDARGLGTIAVEMQAASLEMGSDDATTAAKAMRRYGNLMERFEALGGYAAEAEAASIAHNLSLPDRILDQPLKTLSGGQRRRIELARILFSDAQTMILDEPTNHLDADSVVWLREFLKGYKGGLIVISHDVELVGETVNRVFYLDAMRQVIDVYNMNWKNYLRQRVADEERRKKERANAEKKATALQQQAARFGAKASKAAAAHQMVARAEKLLSGLDEVRQEDRVAKLRFPKPAPCGKTPLMASGLSKSYGSLEIFTDVDLAIDRGSKVVVLGLNGAGKTTLLRILAGVDQPDTGILEPGHGLRIGYYAQEHENLDVSRSVLQNMMSAAPDITETEARKVLGSFLFTGDDVLKPAGVLSGGEKTRLSLATLVVSSANMLLLDEPTNNLDPASRDEILGALAHYEGAVVLVSHDEGAVEALNPERVLILPDGVEDIWGRDYLELITLA comes from the coding sequence GTGCTCGCCGTGCACGACCTCGAAATCCGCGTGGGTGCGCGCACGCTGATGTCGGACGTGTCGTTCCGTGTCTCGGGCGGCGACAAGATCGGTCTCGTCGGCCGCAACGGCGCCGGCAAGACGACGCTGACCAAGGTGCTCGCCGGCGACCTCCTGCCCAGCGACGGCAAGGTCGAGCGCTCCGGCGAGCTCGGCTATCTGCCGCAGGACCCGCGCTCGGGCGATCCCGAGATGCTCGCCCGCACCCGCATCCTCGACGCCCGCGGGCTGGGGACCATCGCCGTCGAGATGCAGGCGGCGTCGCTCGAGATGGGATCCGACGACGCGACGACCGCGGCCAAGGCGATGCGACGCTACGGGAACCTCATGGAACGGTTCGAGGCCCTCGGCGGCTACGCGGCGGAGGCGGAGGCGGCCTCGATCGCCCACAACCTCTCGTTGCCCGACCGTATCCTCGACCAACCGCTGAAGACCCTGTCGGGCGGTCAGCGTCGCCGCATCGAGCTCGCGCGCATCCTGTTCTCGGACGCGCAGACGATGATCCTCGATGAGCCGACGAACCACCTCGATGCCGACAGCGTCGTGTGGCTGCGCGAGTTCCTCAAGGGGTACAAGGGCGGCCTGATCGTCATCAGCCACGACGTCGAGCTGGTGGGGGAGACCGTCAATCGGGTGTTCTACCTCGACGCCATGCGTCAGGTGATCGACGTGTACAACATGAACTGGAAGAACTACCTCCGTCAGCGCGTCGCCGACGAGGAGCGCCGCAAGAAGGAGCGTGCCAACGCCGAGAAGAAGGCGACGGCGCTGCAGCAGCAGGCTGCGCGCTTCGGCGCGAAGGCGAGCAAGGCCGCCGCGGCACACCAGATGGTCGCGCGGGCCGAGAAGCTGCTGTCGGGGCTCGACGAGGTGCGCCAGGAGGACCGCGTGGCGAAGCTGCGCTTCCCGAAGCCGGCGCCCTGCGGCAAGACGCCCCTCATGGCCTCCGGTCTGTCGAAGTCCTACGGTTCTCTGGAGATCTTCACGGATGTCGACCTCGCCATCGACCGCGGATCCAAGGTGGTCGTCCTCGGGCTCAACGGCGCCGGTAAGACCACGTTGCTGCGCATCCTGGCGGGCGTCGACCAGCCCGACACCGGCATCCTCGAGCCCGGGCACGGTCTGCGGATCGGGTACTACGCGCAGGAGCACGAGAACCTCGACGTCTCGCGGTCCGTGCTGCAGAACATGATGTCCGCGGCACCGGACATCACCGAGACCGAGGCGCGCAAGGTGCTCGGTTCGTTCCTGTTCACCGGCGACGACGTGCTCAAGCCCGCCGGCGTCCTCTCCGGCGGCGAGAAGACCCGTCTGTCACTGGCGACCCTCGTCGTCTCGTCGGCGAACATGCTGCTGCTCGACGAGCCGACGAACAACCTCGACCCCGCGTCCCGTGACGAGATCCTCGGAGCGCTCGCGCACTACGAGGGTGCCGTGGTGCTGGTCTCGCACGACGAGGGGGCTGTCGAGGCTCTCAATCCCGAGCGCGTCCTGATCCTGCCCGACGGGGTCGAGGACATCTGGGGCCGCGACTACCTCGAGCTCATCACGCTCGCCTGA
- the serB gene encoding phosphoserine phosphatase SerB: MPHARFLVVFDADSTLLRNEVIELIADEAGRGAEVAAATEAAMRGEVDFAASLRSRVAQLAGVPLTAFARVLARVEPTPGAAELIEAIHARGGAAAVVSGGFHEVLDEVAPQLGVDVWRANRLGTTDGALDGSVAGEIVDAQAKEDSLRRWADERGLPLRRTIAVGDGANDLRMLAAAGLGVAFNAKPAVRSQADLVVDPVDLRELIPLLP; the protein is encoded by the coding sequence ATGCCCCACGCGCGTTTCCTCGTCGTCTTCGATGCCGACTCGACCCTGCTGCGCAACGAGGTCATCGAGCTGATCGCCGACGAAGCAGGTCGCGGCGCCGAGGTCGCGGCCGCGACCGAGGCGGCGATGCGCGGCGAGGTCGACTTCGCCGCGAGCCTGCGCTCGCGCGTCGCCCAGCTCGCCGGCGTCCCCCTCACCGCGTTCGCGCGCGTGCTCGCGCGGGTCGAACCGACACCGGGCGCCGCCGAGCTGATCGAGGCCATCCATGCGCGCGGCGGAGCGGCCGCCGTGGTCTCGGGCGGTTTCCACGAGGTCCTCGACGAGGTGGCCCCGCAGCTCGGGGTCGACGTGTGGCGGGCCAATCGCCTCGGGACGACCGACGGCGCCCTGGACGGCAGCGTCGCGGGAGAGATCGTCGACGCTCAAGCGAAGGAGGACTCCCTGCGCCGCTGGGCGGATGAGCGGGGGCTGCCGCTGCGCCGGACGATCGCCGTCGGCGACGGTGCGAACGACCTGCGGATGCTCGCGGCCGCGGGGCTCGGCGTGGCGTTCAACGCCAAGCCGGCCGTCCGGTCACAGGCCGACCTCGTGGTCGACCCCGTCGATCTGCGAGAGCTGATCCCGCTGCTGCCGTGA
- a CDS encoding FecCD family ABC transporter permease, translating to MSASVATVPAAATASARRGSRRRVVWLLVLVAVVLAAGVISVTFGARVVGVGDIVAGLTGDIDTASAAAVAKRVPRTLLALLVGAALAISGAVMQGVTRNPLADPQILGINGGASLAVVIGLAFFGVSSAFGYIWLAMLGAAVAAVFVYTIGSLGRGGASPLKLALAGAATAVAFSSLISAILLPRIDVMSVFRFWQIGGVGGATVEKILLVLPFLALGAVICLAASAALNSLALGDELAAGLGERVRTARLVAALGAVILCGAATAVAGPIGFVGLIVPHVCRLLVGPDHRWLLPVSALVGAGLLVVADVVGRVIARPQEVEVGIVTALIGAPFFIAIVRRQKVRAL from the coding sequence GTGAGCGCGTCCGTAGCGACGGTCCCCGCCGCCGCGACCGCGTCTGCACGACGCGGCTCGCGGCGGCGGGTCGTCTGGCTCCTCGTCCTCGTCGCGGTGGTCCTCGCCGCAGGCGTGATCTCGGTGACCTTCGGCGCCCGCGTCGTCGGAGTCGGCGACATCGTCGCAGGTCTCACCGGCGACATCGACACCGCTTCGGCGGCCGCCGTCGCCAAGCGGGTGCCCCGCACGCTGCTCGCGCTTCTCGTGGGAGCCGCCCTCGCCATCTCCGGCGCGGTGATGCAGGGCGTCACCCGCAACCCGCTCGCCGATCCCCAGATCCTGGGCATCAACGGCGGCGCATCGCTGGCCGTCGTGATCGGGCTCGCGTTCTTCGGCGTCTCGTCCGCCTTCGGCTACATCTGGCTCGCGATGCTCGGGGCAGCCGTCGCCGCGGTCTTCGTGTACACGATCGGCTCCCTCGGACGCGGCGGCGCGAGCCCCCTCAAGCTGGCCCTGGCCGGCGCCGCCACCGCCGTCGCCTTCAGCTCGCTGATCAGCGCCATCCTGCTTCCGCGCATCGATGTCATGAGTGTCTTCCGGTTCTGGCAGATCGGCGGCGTCGGCGGCGCGACTGTCGAGAAGATCCTGCTCGTGCTCCCCTTCCTCGCGCTGGGCGCGGTGATCTGCCTTGCCGCCAGCGCGGCCCTGAACTCCCTCGCGCTGGGCGACGAGCTGGCCGCAGGCCTCGGCGAGCGCGTCCGCACCGCCCGTCTCGTCGCCGCGCTGGGCGCGGTCATCCTGTGCGGTGCCGCGACCGCCGTCGCCGGCCCGATCGGCTTCGTCGGCCTCATCGTGCCTCACGTCTGCCGTCTGCTCGTGGGCCCCGATCATCGGTGGCTGCTCCCTGTGTCGGCGCTCGTCGGCGCAGGGCTTCTCGTCGTCGCCGATGTCGTCGGACGGGTCATCGCCCGCCCGCAGGAGGTCGAGGTCGGCATCGTCACGGCGCTGATCGGCGCCCCCTTCTTCATCGCCATCGTCCGCCGCCAGAAGGTGCGGGCACTATGA
- a CDS encoding glucose-1-phosphate adenylyltransferase — MPAAPKVFGIVLAGGEGKRLMPLTADRAKPAVPFGGQYRLIDFAISNLINSGLRQVVVLTQYKSHSLDRHVSQTWRMSALLDSYVASVPAQQRLGKRWFSGSADAILQSLNLINDEKPDIVVVIGADHVYRMDFRQMLDAHIASGARATVAGIRQPLGLANQFGVIDVEPTDETRIRAFLEKPQSPVGLPDSPHEVLASMGNYIFNTDALIEAVEADGEVPTSNHDMGGDIVPYFVDRGEAAVYDFKRNDVPGSTPRDRNYWRDVGTIESFFDAHMDLISTLPIFNLYNTDWQIHSQSVNSPPAKFVRDSVGRMGNAIDSIVSLGSVLSGTHLERSVVGPWTLSGGGATITDSVLFDYVSVGAGARVHRAILDKNVVLEDGATVGVDRERDLARGFTVTDTGITIVGKNARVER, encoded by the coding sequence ATGCCAGCAGCGCCCAAGGTCTTCGGAATCGTTCTCGCCGGCGGCGAGGGAAAGCGCCTGATGCCGCTGACGGCTGATCGCGCCAAGCCCGCCGTGCCCTTCGGAGGGCAGTACCGACTGATCGACTTCGCGATCTCGAACCTCATCAACTCGGGACTGCGGCAGGTCGTCGTCCTCACCCAGTACAAGTCGCACAGCCTCGACCGCCACGTGTCGCAGACCTGGCGGATGTCGGCGCTGCTCGACTCGTACGTCGCATCGGTGCCCGCGCAGCAGCGCCTGGGCAAGCGGTGGTTCTCGGGATCGGCCGATGCCATCCTGCAGTCCCTCAACCTCATCAACGACGAGAAGCCCGACATCGTCGTCGTGATCGGCGCCGACCACGTGTACCGCATGGACTTCCGCCAGATGCTCGACGCGCACATCGCGTCGGGCGCGCGCGCGACGGTGGCCGGCATCCGTCAGCCGCTCGGCCTGGCCAACCAGTTCGGCGTCATCGACGTCGAACCGACCGACGAGACGCGCATTCGGGCATTCCTCGAGAAGCCGCAGAGCCCCGTCGGTCTGCCGGACTCGCCCCATGAGGTCCTGGCCTCGATGGGCAACTACATCTTCAACACCGACGCGCTCATCGAGGCGGTCGAAGCCGACGGCGAGGTCCCCACCTCCAACCACGACATGGGCGGCGACATCGTGCCGTACTTCGTCGACCGGGGCGAGGCGGCCGTGTACGACTTCAAGCGCAACGATGTGCCCGGGTCGACGCCGCGCGATCGCAATTACTGGCGCGACGTGGGAACCATCGAGTCGTTCTTCGACGCCCACATGGACCTCATCTCGACCCTGCCGATCTTCAACCTGTACAACACCGACTGGCAGATCCACTCGCAGTCGGTGAACTCGCCGCCCGCGAAGTTCGTACGCGACAGCGTCGGCCGCATGGGCAACGCGATCGACTCGATCGTCTCGCTCGGCTCGGTCCTGTCAGGTACCCACCTCGAGCGCAGTGTCGTCGGGCCGTGGACGCTTTCGGGCGGCGGGGCGACGATCACCGACTCGGTCCTGTTCGACTACGTCAGCGTCGGCGCTGGCGCCCGTGTGCACCGGGCGATCCTCGACAAGAACGTCGTGCTCGAGGACGGCGCCACGGTCGGCGTCGACCGCGAACGCGATCTCGCGCGGGGGTTCACCGTCACCGACACCGGCATCACGATCGTCGGCAAGAACGCGCGCGTCGAGCGCTGA
- a CDS encoding iron-siderophore ABC transporter substrate-binding protein: MPRTRTAAATLVAAALLLTGCGSTAASGDAPAASSGASSDAFPVTIEHAFGETTIESKPERVATVSWANQEAALALGVVPVGMPAVTWGDDDGNGILPWVEDKLEELGAKTPVLFDESEGIDFEAVADTQPDVILAAYSGLTQDDYDTLSKIAPVVAYPEVAWGTTWQDLTMINGTALGLEDEAQTLVDDLTAHLGELTAAYPEIAGKTSLFSSFDATDLSQLGFYSLEDPRALFLEDLGLTSAATVVEQSKNTDQFWITNSTEEIERFEDLQVLVTYGDDATLAAMQADPLLSRIPAVASGAVVVLPIANAPLSAAANPSPLSITDDLTAEYIDLIGAAAQKAAS, translated from the coding sequence GTGCCCCGTACCCGCACAGCCGCCGCCACGCTGGTCGCGGCCGCCCTGCTCCTGACAGGCTGCGGCTCGACCGCCGCCTCCGGCGACGCCCCCGCCGCATCCAGCGGCGCATCGTCCGACGCCTTCCCCGTCACGATCGAGCACGCTTTCGGCGAGACCACGATCGAGTCCAAGCCCGAACGCGTCGCCACGGTGTCGTGGGCGAACCAGGAAGCCGCGCTCGCCCTGGGCGTCGTCCCCGTCGGCATGCCCGCCGTCACGTGGGGCGACGACGACGGCAACGGCATCCTCCCCTGGGTGGAGGACAAGCTCGAGGAGCTCGGCGCTAAGACGCCCGTCCTCTTCGACGAGTCCGAGGGCATCGACTTCGAGGCCGTCGCCGACACCCAGCCCGACGTCATCCTCGCCGCCTACTCCGGACTGACGCAGGACGACTACGACACCCTCAGCAAGATCGCACCGGTCGTGGCCTACCCCGAGGTCGCGTGGGGAACCACCTGGCAGGACCTCACGATGATCAACGGCACGGCGCTCGGCCTCGAGGACGAGGCGCAGACCCTCGTCGACGACCTGACGGCGCACCTGGGCGAGCTCACCGCCGCCTATCCCGAGATCGCCGGCAAGACCTCGCTCTTCAGCTCGTTCGACGCGACCGATCTCAGCCAGCTGGGCTTCTACTCGCTCGAGGACCCGCGCGCCCTCTTCCTCGAAGACCTCGGCCTGACCTCCGCGGCGACGGTCGTGGAACAGTCGAAGAACACTGATCAGTTCTGGATCACCAACAGCACCGAGGAGATCGAGCGCTTCGAAGACCTGCAGGTCCTCGTGACCTACGGCGATGACGCGACGCTCGCCGCCATGCAGGCCGATCCGCTGCTCTCGCGCATCCCCGCCGTGGCGTCGGGCGCCGTGGTCGTGCTCCCCATCGCGAACGCGCCGCTCTCGGCCGCCGCCAACCCGAGCCCGCTGTCGATCACCGACGACCTCACGGCGGAGTACATCGACCTCATCGGCGCGGCCGCGCAGAAGGCCGCCTCGTGA
- a CDS encoding biotin transporter BioY, protein MSLAASRRPVLADVVGRPATRLRALAVDAALVATGVAFVALLAKASFFIGPIPITGQTLGVIVVGAALGARRGATALTAYLLAGLAGIPVFAGPIAGPAYVLAPSFGFVLGFIPAAAIAGWFAERAWDRRPALAFVGFVAASIVPFLVGVPYMAAVLALVLGQEVTLPGVLGAGVWPFVLPGLMKAAAAALLIPATWALVRAVDRRSRR, encoded by the coding sequence ATGTCCCTCGCTGCCTCACGCCGCCCGGTTCTCGCCGACGTCGTCGGACGCCCCGCCACCCGCCTGCGCGCGCTCGCTGTCGACGCGGCGCTCGTCGCCACCGGCGTGGCCTTCGTCGCCCTGCTGGCCAAGGCGTCGTTCTTCATCGGCCCCATCCCCATCACCGGTCAGACCCTCGGCGTCATCGTGGTCGGAGCGGCCCTGGGCGCCCGCCGCGGCGCGACCGCTCTGACGGCCTACCTGCTCGCGGGACTGGCCGGGATCCCCGTGTTCGCCGGGCCCATCGCCGGTCCGGCCTATGTGCTCGCACCCTCCTTCGGCTTCGTCCTCGGGTTCATCCCCGCCGCTGCCATCGCCGGCTGGTTCGCAGAGCGCGCATGGGACCGCCGGCCGGCGCTCGCGTTCGTGGGCTTCGTCGCCGCCTCGATCGTCCCCTTCCTCGTCGGCGTGCCCTACATGGCGGCTGTACTCGCCCTCGTCCTGGGCCAGGAAGTGACGCTCCCCGGTGTCCTCGGCGCCGGCGTGTGGCCCTTCGTCCTTCCCGGCCTGATGAAGGCGGCGGCCGCGGCGCTGCTCATCCCCGCGACGTGGGCGCTGGTTCGGGCCGTCGACCGACGGTCGCGCCGCTGA
- the fabG gene encoding 3-oxoacyl-ACP reductase FabG, which translates to MSTSRVVLITGGNRGIGRAIAERFVADGHRVAVTARSGEGPEGTLTVRADVTDASSLDAAFTQVEAELGPVEVVVANAGITKDTLLLRMTEDDFDSVVSTNLGGAFRVVKRASKGMLRAKWGRVILISSVVGLFGSAGQINYSSSKAALVGFARSLTRELGARGITANVVAPGFIETDMTASLPEDTQAEYKRSIPAGRYGSSAEVAGAVAWLASDDAAYISGAVIPVDGGLGMGH; encoded by the coding sequence ATGTCCACGTCCCGAGTCGTCCTCATCACCGGAGGCAACCGCGGCATCGGCCGCGCGATCGCCGAGCGATTCGTCGCCGACGGACATCGGGTGGCGGTCACCGCGCGTTCGGGCGAGGGCCCGGAAGGCACGCTGACGGTCCGCGCCGACGTCACCGACGCCTCGTCGCTCGACGCCGCGTTCACGCAGGTCGAGGCCGAGCTCGGCCCGGTCGAGGTCGTGGTCGCGAACGCCGGCATCACGAAGGACACCCTGCTGCTGCGCATGACCGAGGACGACTTCGACTCCGTGGTGTCGACGAACCTGGGCGGCGCGTTCCGCGTCGTGAAGCGTGCGTCGAAGGGAATGCTGCGGGCCAAGTGGGGCCGCGTCATCCTCATCTCCAGTGTGGTCGGGCTCTTCGGCTCGGCCGGGCAGATCAACTACTCGTCGTCGAAGGCGGCGCTCGTCGGCTTCGCCCGCTCGCTCACGCGCGAACTCGGCGCCCGCGGCATCACCGCCAACGTCGTCGCCCCCGGCTTCATCGAGACCGACATGACGGCCTCCCTGCCCGAGGACACCCAGGCCGAGTACAAGCGCAGCATCCCCGCCGGGCGCTACGGCTCGTCCGCCGAGGTGGCGGGAGCCGTCGCGTGGCTCGCCTCCGACGACGCCGCGTACATCTCCGGTGCTGTGATCCCCGTCGACGGCGGTCTCGGCATGGGGCACTGA
- a CDS encoding alpha/beta fold hydrolase produces MQVILIPGLWLDASSWDEVVPALRSAGHTVHPLTLPGVGSSDESDLGLTDWIAAVVERIDDCDGPVALVGHSGGGNVAWGAADARPDRIAHAVFVDTVPPPPGAEISEFPIVDGVVPFPGWDSFDEPDVADLDAPVRKRWAERTGPVPRRVPTDPVRLADARRHRIPVTVLSGSADEATLRAMLANWPPFADEFAAIENVRVVELGSGHWPQFSQPARLAAEIVAALE; encoded by the coding sequence ATGCAGGTCATCCTCATCCCGGGCTTATGGCTCGATGCTTCTTCGTGGGACGAGGTGGTGCCCGCGCTCCGGAGCGCCGGCCACACCGTCCACCCCCTGACGCTGCCGGGCGTCGGGTCGTCCGACGAGAGCGATCTCGGGCTGACCGACTGGATCGCCGCAGTGGTCGAGCGCATCGACGACTGCGACGGCCCCGTCGCTCTCGTAGGCCACAGCGGCGGCGGGAACGTCGCGTGGGGCGCCGCTGACGCCCGCCCGGACCGCATCGCGCACGCGGTCTTCGTCGACACCGTGCCGCCTCCTCCGGGGGCCGAGATCTCCGAGTTCCCGATCGTCGACGGCGTCGTGCCCTTCCCGGGGTGGGACTCGTTCGACGAACCCGACGTCGCCGACCTCGATGCTCCCGTCCGAAAGCGGTGGGCCGAGCGGACCGGCCCGGTCCCGCGCCGGGTTCCGACCGACCCCGTCCGGCTCGCGGACGCGCGACGCCATCGGATCCCGGTCACCGTCTTGTCCGGGTCGGCCGACGAGGCCACGCTGCGGGCCATGCTCGCGAACTGGCCACCGTTCGCGGACGAGTTCGCCGCCATCGAGAACGTGCGGGTCGTCGAACTGGGCTCGGGCCACTGGCCGCAGTTCTCGCAGCCGGCACGGCTCGCGGCCGAGATCGTGGCCGCGCTGGAGTGA
- a CDS encoding SURF1 family cytochrome oxidase biogenesis protein, with product MTGRTALRWAGYVAVAIAFAVACAFLSNWQFTRNEDRSAQLALVEANYDAEPAELDELLPRGGALDPADEWHPVTMTGEYLAGDQVLVRNRPHGGTSAFEVLVPFRTTDGRVFVVNRGWVPPGRDSPEPDAVAAPPAGTVTVVARLKPAEAAPTSGRSAPEGQVPTISLDLVAAEAGLTGDVVTSAYGLLVSEDPAPAEALGALPTPSEDPGPHLSYAIQWILFAIMGFVFIWYMIRTERRHRREDEEDAAAAALTDGEASPAVDTVVPATLRRRRDGKRDRDMEDEDAILDSSRR from the coding sequence GTGACCGGCAGAACGGCCCTGCGGTGGGCCGGCTACGTCGCCGTCGCGATCGCGTTCGCGGTCGCCTGCGCGTTCCTGTCCAACTGGCAGTTCACGCGGAACGAGGACCGCAGCGCTCAGCTCGCGCTCGTCGAGGCGAACTACGACGCCGAGCCCGCTGAGCTCGACGAGCTCTTGCCTCGCGGCGGCGCGCTCGACCCGGCCGACGAGTGGCACCCGGTGACGATGACCGGCGAGTACCTCGCCGGTGACCAGGTGCTCGTCCGCAACCGCCCCCACGGCGGCACCTCGGCCTTCGAGGTGCTGGTGCCCTTCCGGACGACGGACGGTCGGGTGTTCGTGGTCAACCGAGGCTGGGTACCGCCGGGGCGCGACAGCCCGGAGCCCGACGCCGTCGCGGCGCCTCCGGCCGGTACGGTCACCGTGGTGGCCCGGCTCAAACCGGCCGAGGCGGCCCCCACCTCGGGACGCTCGGCGCCCGAGGGGCAGGTTCCCACGATCAGCCTGGACCTCGTCGCCGCCGAGGCGGGACTGACCGGCGATGTCGTGACCTCCGCGTACGGCCTGCTCGTCTCGGAGGACCCGGCCCCGGCCGAGGCGCTGGGCGCGCTCCCCACGCCGTCGGAAGACCCCGGTCCCCACCTCTCGTACGCGATCCAGTGGATCCTGTTCGCGATCATGGGTTTCGTCTTCATCTGGTACATGATCCGTACCGAGCGCCGGCATCGCCGCGAGGACGAGGAGGATGCCGCCGCCGCGGCACTCACCGACGGCGAAGCCTCGCCCGCCGTCGACACGGTCGTCCCGGCGACGCTGCGCCGCCGGCGCGACGGCAAGCGCGATCGCGACATGGAGGACGAGGACGCGATCCTCGACTCGTCCCGGCGCTGA
- the glgA gene encoding glycogen synthase has translation MRVDIVSKEYPPAIYGGAGVHVTELVRALRETIEVQVRAFGADRDEADTTSYATPVGLAEANPALQTLGTDLEIVGDVAGADVVHSHTWYANFAGHVASLLHGIPHVITAHSLEPLRPWKAEQLGGGYAVSSYIEKTAYENAAAIVAVSDGMRRDILRSYPSLDPEKVSVIYNGIDVESWRPVDDPAVLERFDIDPSRPSVVFVGRITRQKGLPYFLRAARMLPDDVQVVLCAGAPDTPEIMTEVQGLVRELQSERSGVVWIEEFLQRDELCAILTAATTFVCPSVYEPLGIVNLEAMACGAAVVGTATGGIPEVVVDGVTGRLVPIEQVDDGTGTPLDPEKFVADLAATLTEVVSDPEGAARFGAAGRERAASAFSWTAIADETAALYARVAGAGR, from the coding sequence ATGCGTGTAGACATCGTCTCGAAGGAGTACCCTCCCGCAATCTACGGCGGTGCCGGGGTGCATGTGACCGAATTGGTGCGCGCTCTGCGCGAGACGATCGAGGTGCAGGTCCGCGCGTTCGGAGCCGACCGCGACGAGGCCGACACGACCTCCTACGCGACGCCCGTCGGGCTCGCCGAGGCCAACCCCGCGTTGCAGACGCTCGGCACCGACCTCGAGATCGTGGGGGATGTCGCGGGCGCCGACGTCGTGCACAGCCACACCTGGTACGCCAATTTCGCCGGGCATGTGGCGTCGCTGCTGCACGGCATCCCGCACGTGATCACGGCTCATTCCCTCGAGCCGCTGCGTCCCTGGAAGGCCGAGCAGCTCGGCGGCGGCTACGCGGTGTCGAGCTACATCGAGAAGACGGCGTACGAGAACGCCGCCGCGATCGTCGCGGTGAGCGACGGCATGCGCCGCGACATCCTGCGCAGCTATCCGTCGCTCGACCCCGAGAAGGTGTCGGTGATCTACAACGGCATCGATGTGGAGTCCTGGCGCCCGGTGGACGACCCCGCGGTGCTCGAGCGCTTTGATATCGACCCCTCCCGACCCTCGGTCGTCTTCGTCGGTCGGATCACGCGGCAGAAGGGGCTGCCGTACTTCCTGCGAGCGGCTCGGATGCTGCCGGATGACGTGCAGGTCGTGCTCTGCGCCGGCGCGCCCGACACCCCCGAGATCATGACCGAGGTGCAGGGTCTCGTGCGCGAGCTGCAGTCCGAGCGCTCCGGCGTCGTCTGGATCGAGGAGTTCCTGCAGCGCGACGAGTTGTGCGCGATCCTCACGGCCGCGACGACCTTCGTCTGCCCCTCGGTCTACGAGCCGCTGGGCATCGTGAACCTCGAGGCGATGGCGTGCGGCGCCGCCGTCGTCGGCACGGCGACGGGCGGCATCCCCGAGGTCGTCGTCGACGGGGTGACCGGCCGGCTGGTGCCGATCGAGCAGGTCGACGACGGCACGGGCACGCCGCTGGATCCCGAGAAGTTCGTCGCGGACCTCGCGGCCACCCTCACCGAGGTCGTGAGCGACCCCGAGGGAGCCGCCCGGTTCGGTGCCGCAGGTCGGGAGCGGGCGGCCTCGGCGTTCAGCTGGACGGCCATCGCCGACGAGACGGCGGCGTTGTACGCGAGAGTGGCGGGGGCCGGACGCTAG